In the genome of Pseudonocardia cypriaca, the window CAGCCCGTCGACGTCCTCCGGGGCCACCGGCCCGTAGCCGACGCGGCCGGCTGGGGTCTCCACCTCGACGAGGGGCTCCAGCCAGAGCATGCCGCGCGAGCCCGTGCGCACCACCTCGGCGCCGGCGGCGACGAGCCGCTCGGCCACCGCGTCGGCGCCGACGGACCGGGCGGCGGAGTCCCTCGGGACGAACACCCGGCTCACGGGACCACCTCGCCGAGCAGCGCGTCGAGGCGCGCGGGGCTCACCCGGCCGTGCAGGCGGCCGTCGACCTGCACGGCGGGGCCGAGTGCGCAGTTGCCGAGGCAGAAGACCTCGTCGAGGGTGACGGCTCCGTCGGAGGTGGTCTCGCCGAAGTCGACGCCGAGGCGGCGGCGGGCGTGCGCGCCGAGCGCCTCCGCCCCGACGGCCTGGCAGGCCTCGGCCCGGCAGATCCGGAGCGTGGTGCGACCGCCCCGTTCGCGGCGGAAGTCGCGGTAGAACGTGACGACCCCGTGCACCTCGGCGGCGGAGAGGTTGAGCACGTCCGCGATCACCGGGACGTCCGCCTGATCGATGTGGCCGAGGTCCTCCTGGATCGCGTGGAGTATCGGGATCAGGGGGCCGCGCAGCCCACGGCGAGCGGTCGCGATCTCGCGTACCCGCCCCACCCGCAGTGCGGCGAGATCGGTGACGTTGGTCGTCATACTGTAGACAGTCGCCGTCTGACCTGCGGCGGGTCAAAGCAAACTTCGTGATCTCCCGATAAGCGAGATCTATCAGCCGCGGCGGTAGGCCCGTCCGCGCGGCGACAGCCGGTAGCCGACCTCCAGGCTCTCGGTCAGCCCCAGCTCCTTGAGCTTGCGGACGTCGCGCTTGAACGGCAGCGTCTCCCGGCCCATGCGCGCGGCGAGGTCGGGCGCGCGCACTCCGGGGTTCTCCGCGATCAGCTCCAGCACCGCCGCGGTCCACGGCCCGTTGGCCGAGGCCCGATCCATGCGCGCCAGCCGGGCGTCGATCTCGGCGCGGTCGGCCTGCGACAGCCGCCGCTTCGCCCGCAGCGCCACGCGCGGGTCGGGCCCGGCGAGCCGCACCCCGATCCGGTGGAGCTGCCCCTCCCCGCGCTGAGCCCGCTGGAGGGCGGCGAGGTCGGCGAAACCCGCCGCTCGCGCGTCGTCGGCGGTCAGCCCGGCCTCGTCGACGGGGTCGACCGAGGTGAACTCGAGGACGCCCACCGCCGTGCGCTGCGTGCCGCCCACCCGCACGCGCGGCCGGTCCCAGCGCCGGAACAGACACGTCACCGTGCCGGCTGCGATGGCGTCGAGGACGGGGCGACGGATCAGCACGGACCACAGTGTCCTCTTGCCTCCGCTTCGCTCCGGCGGGCTCGCGGGCCTTCGAGGCGCCGTTCTGCTCCGCCGGTGCTCGGTCGCTCGTTCCTCGCTCCCTGCGCGCCTCCCCCGCAGAACGGCGCCGGCCCGCTCGCGCGGTCGTGGGGCTCCGTCCTGGCGGGAGTGTCGCCGCCGCTTCACCCCGCCGGGTTCGGGCTCGCCGGCGCGCGGCACCCGCGGGCCCGCTCGCACCAGCGCAGAGCACATAGACTGGGGGAAGTCCACACAACATCGCCGGGAGGAGCGCTGTCGTGAACGCCGACGAGCGACGCTTCGCCGTCCTGCGGGCGATCGTCGCCGACTACGTCGCCACCCACGAGCCCGTCGGCTCGAAGATGATCGTCGAGCGGCACAACCTGGGTGTCTCCAGCGCCACCGTCCGCAACGACATGGCGGTGCTGGAGGACGAGGGCCTGATCGCCCAGCCCCACACGAGCGCGGGGCGGGTGCCCACCGACAAGGGCTACCGGTTGTTCGTCGACCGGTTGGCGCAGGTCAAGCCGCTCTCGTCGGCGGAGCGCCGCGCTGTGCAGGCGTTCCTCGACGGCGCGGTCGACCTCGACGACGTCCTCCGCCGCAGCGTGCGGCTGCTCGCCCAGCTCACCCGCCAGGTCGCGGTGGTGCAGTACCCCACGCTCACCAGGTCCACCGTGCGCCACTGCGAGATCGTGCAACTCACGCCCGCCCGGCTGATGGTGGTCGTGATCACCGACAGCGGCCGGGTCGACCAGCGCGTCGTCGACCTCGGCGACGTCACCTCCGACGACGCCGTCTCGCAGCTGCGCACGCTGGTCAACGGCGCGCTCGTGGGACGGCCGCTCGCGGCCGCGTCCGCCGCCGTCGCCGAGCTGCCCAACACCGCGCCGGCCGACCTCCGCGACGCCATGATCGCGGTGTCGACGGTGCTGATCGAGACGCTCGTCGAGCACCCGGAGGAGCGGCTGCTCCTCGGCGGCACCGCCAACCTCACCCGCAGCGCCGCCGACTTCCCGCACTCGCTGCGCCGGGTGCTCGAGGCGCTCGAGGAGCAGGTGGTGGTGCTCAAGCTGCTGGCGTCCGCCCAGGAGCGGAGCATGGTCACCGTGCGCATCGGCGAGGAGAACGAGGCCGAGGAGATGCGCGACACCTCGGTGGTATCCATCGGTTACGGGCCGGGCACGGTGCTCGGCGGCATGGGCGTCGTGGGGCCCACGAGGATGGACTACCCGGGTTCCATCGCCGCCGTGCACGCGGTGGCCCGTTACGTTGGTGAGATCCTGGCTGGACGCTGACGAGCGGCGAGGAGCCGCATCCGGAGCATTCACTGACCGAGAAGGACCATGGGGAACGCGCACGTGGTACGGGACTACTACGGGACACTGGGCGTCGCGCCAGACGCCGGCCCAGACGACATCAAGCGGGCCTACCGCAAGCTGGCGCGTGAGCTGCACCCCGACGTCAACCCGGACCCGGAGGCGCAGGAGCGCTTCCGCGAGGTCAGCGCCGCGTACGAGGTGCTGTCCGACCCGGAGAAGCGCCGCATAGTCGACCTCGGCGGCGACCCGCTGGGCAACGGCAGGGGCGGCGGGGCAGCCGGTGCGGCCGACCCGTTCAGCGCGTTCGGTTTCGGCGACATCATGGACGCGTTCTTCGGCGGCCAGGGCGGTCCGCGTGGCCGGGGCCCGCGCAGCCGGGTGCAGCCGGGCGCCGACGCCCTGATCCGGATGCACCTCACCCTCGAGGAGTGCGCCACCGGCGTCACCCGCGATCTCACGGTCGACACCGCCGTGCTCTGCCACGAGTGCAGCGGCTCGGGCTGCGCGCCGGGCAGCGCTCCCACGATGTGCGACATCTGCAACGGCCGCGGCGAGGTGCAGAGCGTGCAGCGCTCGTTCCTCGGCCAGGTCGTCACCTCGCGGCCCTGCCCCAACTGCCGCGGCTTCGGCGAGGTGATCCCCGAGCCGTGCCGGCAGTGCGGCGGCGACGGGCGCGTGCGCTCGCGGCGCACGGTGGGCGTGCGCATCCCGCCGGGCGTCGCCGACGGCATGCGGGTGCGGCTGGCCGGGCAGGGCGAGGTCGGCCCGGGCGGCGGCCCCGCAGGCGACCTCTACGTGGAGGTCGAGGAGGAGCCGCACGACCTGTTCACCCGCGACGGCGCCGACCTGCACTGCACCGTGCAGCTGCCGATGACGGCCGCGGCGCTGGGCACCACGCTGCCGCTGCCCACCCTCGACGGCGTCGAGGAGCTGCACCTGGAGCCGGGCACCCAGGCCGGCACCGTGCGCACCCTGCGGGGCAAGGGCATGCCGCGGCTGCGCTCCACCGGGCGCGTCGACGGTCACGGCGACCTGATGGTGCACGTCGACGTCGTCGTGCCCACCAAGCTCGACGCCAAGCAGACCGAGCTGCTGCGCCAGCTCGCGGCGTTGCGCGGTGAGGAGCAACCCGACCTCGCGGGCGGCAACCGCAACGGGCACGGCATCTTCTCGCGGCTGCGCGACTCGTTCGGCCGATGACGCTGATCGACGTCGGCGGCCTGCCCACGTGGTACGCCGAGTACGGCGACGGGGAGCCGCTGGTCTACCTGCACGGCGGGTTCTCCAGCTCGCGCGAGTTCGCACCGGTGCGCGAGGCGTACGCCGAGCGGTTCCACGTCTTCACACCCGATCGACGCGGCCACGGGCACACCCCCGACGTGCCGGGCCCGTTCAGCTACGAGCTGTACGCGGAGGACGCCGTCGCCTTTCTCGACGAGGTCGTCGGCGGGCCGGCGCACCTCGTCGGCTACAGCGACGGCGCGATCACCGCGCTGCTCGTGGGGCTCGCCCGCCCCGACCTCGTGCGCCGGATGGTGCTGATCAGCGGCCAGTTCCACCAGAACGGCCTGATCCCGGCGTTCTTCCACGGGCCGGACGCGGTGGCCGAGCTGCAGGAGTCCGTGCTCGGGGTCTGGTACGCCGAGGATTCCCCGGACGGCGGCGAGCACTTCCCGGTGGTCGCGGCGAAGATCATCGAGAGCGCACTCACCGGGCCGACGCTCGCCGCCGAGCAGCTCGCCGGGGTTCCGGCCCGCACGCTCGTGCTGTCCGGTGACGACGACGCGATCACCCTCGAGCACACGATCGAGATGTACCGGTCGCTCCCGGAGGCCGAGCTCGCGGTGGTGCCCGGCACCTCGCACGTGCTGGTCATGGAGAAGCCCGCGCTGGTCACCCAGCTCGTGCTGGACTTCCTCACCTCGGACGCGGCGCCAACGATCATGCCCATCCGCCGCGCGTGACCACTGCACCGCTGTTCCTGCTCGACCCGCTCCCCGAGGCGGGTCCGGCCCGGCTGGACGGGCCGGAGGGCCGGCACGCCGCCACCGTCAAGCGGCTGCGCCCGGGTGAGACCGTGCTGCTCTGCGACGGCCGCGGCGGGCTCGCGCACGCCGTGGTCGACACCGCAGGCCGCGACACCGTCGACCTCACGATCACCGCCCGGGCCGACGCCGACCCGCCCAGCCCTCGGGTGGTCCTCGCCCAGGCGCTCGTGAAGGGCGACCGCGGCGAGCTGGCGGTCGAGCTCGCCACCGAGGCGGGCGTGGACGGGATCCTGCCCTGGCGCGCCGCGCGCTGCGTGGCCCGCTGGGAGGAGGGGCCGCGGGGGGAGAAGGCACTTGGCCGCTGGCGCAGCACCGCGCGCGAGGCCGCGAAGCAGGCCCGCAGGCCGTGGCTGCCCGTTGTCGAGCAGCCCGTCACCACCGCTGCGCTCGCCCGCCGCGTCGCCGGGGCCGACCTCGCGGTCGTGCTGCACGAGGCCGCCCCGGAACGGCTCGCCGACCTCGCGCTGCCGCCGCGCGGTGAGCTGCTGCTCGTGGTCGGCCCGGAAGGTGGGATCACCGACGCCGAGATCGGGACGCTCGTCGAGGCCGGCGCGCGGCCGGTGCGGCTGGGCCCGGAGGTACTGCGCGCATCGACGGCCGCAGCCGTGGCACTGGGCGCATTGGGTGTGCTCACCGCGCGGTGGGGGTGACATTCCCGGTCATCCGGGTGAGACAAGGTTCCCCAGGTCGTGGCGGGGGTACCGTTCGTCTGTTCCGGTTCCGAACCGCGGGTGCTCGCACCCACGGGGCCGCCGGCGAGTCCCCCCAGCCGGCGGAGCCGCGTCGCGGTGGGTGTACCCCCCACGTCCACCGCGGCGTGGCATCCGAACGTGCGATGCTCGCCCCGTGCCGACGCCGCTCGCCATCCCCTACGGCGACCATCCCAGCCAGTTCGGCGAGCTCACCCTCCCCGACGGTGAGCCGCGCGGCGTCGTCGTCGTGGTGCACGGCGGGTTCTGGCGCAGGCGCTTCGGCCTCGAGCTCGGCCGGCCGCTCGCGGCCGACCTCGTGGCCGCCGGGTACGCCGCCTGGAACATCGAGTACCGGCGCGTGGGCGGCGACGGTGGCTGGCCCGCCACGTTCGAGGACGCCGCCGCTGCTGTCGATCTCCTCGCCGGCCGGGACCTGCCCATGGACCGGATCGTGGCCGTCGGGCACTCGGCCGGCGGGCACCTCGCCACCTGGCTCGCCGCGCGCCCCGGCCTGCCACCGGGCACCCCCGGCGCGGGCCCGGCCGTGCGGCTGCGCGGTGTGGTCAGCCAGGCCGGTGTGCTGGACCTCGTGGACGCGGAGCGGAACGGCGTGGGCAACGGCGCGGCCACGGACCTGCTCGGTGGCGGCCCGGACGACGTGCCCGACCGGTACGCCCTCGCCTCGCCGGTGGAACGGCTGCCGATCGGCGTCCACGTCGTGTGCGTGCACGGCACCGCCGACGTCAACGTGCCCATCCGGCAGAGCGAGCGCTTCGTGGCGGCGGCCGGGGACGAGGCGGAGCTGGTGACCCTGGCGGGGGTGGAGCACTTCGCGCTGATCGACCCGGCGACGCACGCGTGGCACGTGTGTCGGGACGCGGTGGAGCGGCTGTGCGAACCGCGCGACCCGATCACTACTGAAAGGGATTGGTTCGACACATAGGGCGAGCGTCGCAGCGGGTCACCTTAAAGATTAATGGGCTACCTTAGAGATTTGTGACAAGGCGCGCTGTTCGTGCCAGGCTCGAGGTGTGAATCAGCCTTTCCGGAGCTCGTACCACGAAGAGCTGTTCGGGCCCTACCGCCTCGAGGTCCTGCTCGGCCGCGGCGGAATGGGTGAGGTGTTCCGTGCTTTCGACACCGAGCGCGAGCGGGTCGTCGCCCTCAAGCGGTTGCCCGCCCGGCTGACGGGTGATCACGAGTTCCGCGCCCGGTTCGAGCGGGAAGCGCAACTGGCGGCCGGCCTGGGCAACCCGCACGTCATTCCCATTCACAGGTTCGGTGACCTCGACGGACGCCTGTTCATCGACATGCGCTTCGTCGACGGCGTCGACGTCGCCGATGTGATCAAGGCGGTCGGGCCGGTCTCGCCCGACCGGGCCGTCGCGATCATCGAACAGGCGGCCGGCGCGCTCGACGCCGCGCACGCAGGTGGACTCGTCCATCGTGGGGTCAAGCCGTCGAACCTGTTGATCGACCGGAACGTCGACGAGTCGCTCGGCGACCACGTCTACGTCGTGGACTTCGGAGTCACCTTCGCTGATGCTGCCACCCGGACCCATTCGCTGAGCCAGACGGAGGAATTCCTCGGCGGCTTCGAGTACATGGCCCCCGAGCAGTTCGGAGGCGTGATCGACGAACGGGCCGACATCTACGCGCTCGCGTGCGTGCTGTTCGAACTGGTCACCGGGCAGAAGCCGATTCACGCCGACGGATCCGGACTTCCGGAGTGGGCACGCGCGCATCTCCACGTCGCCCCGACCGTTCCCTCGCAGATCCGGCCAGAACTGGGAACGGCGCTCGACGACGTCATCGATCGTGCGCTGGCGAAGAAGTCCGAGGATCGGTACGAGAGTGCCGGCGAGTTGGTCGTCGCGGCCAAACGCGCACTTGCCGCGGCCGGAGAACCGTCCACCGAAGCGGCAGTAATCGAGCTTGACAGCCGTGCGGACGAGTACGCCGCATTCGCGGAATGCGCGGAGCGCAAGCACATCGAGCAGGCGACCGGACGCGACGTGGTCGAGGTCGGTTCCGCGCCGGATTCGTCGGCCGCGACGGTGCAGGTCGCCGGTCCTCCTCGTCGTGCGGATGACACGTCGGTGGAGGTGCCGGGGGCGCTCTTCGTCCCGGCCGGCACCGCTGGGAACGTGTTCGAGAAGGGCGGAGCGGCCCGCTCAGGGCGGCCGGGACCTGCTGGATCACCGGCGTCTGCCGCTCACGTGCCGGCTTCCCCCACACCGTCTTCCGCACGATGGTGGCTGACGGTCGTCGCGGCGATCGCGGTCATCGGCGTTCTGGCCGCCGGGGTCGGAACCATCGCGGCCATGTCGGAGGACGCCCCGACCGATGCCGCTGAGCCGGCCACGCCTCCTGATCCGATCGGGGCGATGCCGCCGGAACGGGTCGCGCCGTCCGACGCCGGCGGCCCGACGGTCCGGGCGGTGGTGCCGGTCGGGCAGGCGCCGCAGGGTCTCGCCGTCTCCCCGGGCGGCGGGCCGGTGCTCGTCGCCAACGTCGACTCACGGACCGTCTCGGTCATCGACCGCGACGCCGCGGCCGTGTCCGCCTCGATGCCGGTGCCCGGCACGCCGCGCTACGTCGCGGTCGGCCCGGACGGTCGCCGCGCGTACGTCAGCATGTACAGCGGCGAGGGGGCCGACAGCGCGGTGGCGGCCATCGACCTCGCCGGCGGCTCGGTCTCGGCGCTGGTGCCCAGCAGCCCGCAGCCGTACGCCCTTGCCGCCGCCCCGACCGGGGACGTCTACGTGCCGAGCCACGGCTCGGCGAGCGTCGCGATCCTCGACGGGCGGACGCTGGAGTTCGGAAGGTCCGTGACGGTTGAGCCGAACCCGCACAGTGTCGCGTTCTCCCCGTCGGGAGAGCGCGCCTACACCGCGAACCACGAGTCCGACAGCATCTCCGTCATCGACGTTGCTTCGAACACCGTGGTGACCACGACCGACGTCGGGCGCAGCCCGCACGCCCTGGCCGCCTCGCCCGACGGACGCGTCGTGGCGGTCGCGAACTACGACGACGGCACCATCTCGTTCGTCGAGACCATCGGCAACCGAACGACCATGACGATCCCCGTCGGCCCGACGCCGCAGCATCTGACGTTCTCCGTCGACGGTCGGCGCTTGTACGTCGTCAACGAGGACACCGATGCGGTCACCACCGTCGACGTCGCGGTCGGCGCGGTGGTGGCCACCACGCCGGTGGGCCGGAGCCCCCGTTTCGTCGTCGCGACATCCGACGGCACGACGTTGTACGTGTCCAACAGTGTTGACGGGACGGTCAGCGTCCTCGACGTGTCGTGACGTGCGCGATT includes:
- a CDS encoding serine/threonine-protein kinase; this encodes MNQPFRSSYHEELFGPYRLEVLLGRGGMGEVFRAFDTERERVVALKRLPARLTGDHEFRARFEREAQLAAGLGNPHVIPIHRFGDLDGRLFIDMRFVDGVDVADVIKAVGPVSPDRAVAIIEQAAGALDAAHAGGLVHRGVKPSNLLIDRNVDESLGDHVYVVDFGVTFADAATRTHSLSQTEEFLGGFEYMAPEQFGGVIDERADIYALACVLFELVTGQKPIHADGSGLPEWARAHLHVAPTVPSQIRPELGTALDDVIDRALAKKSEDRYESAGELVVAAKRALAAAGEPSTEAAVIELDSRADEYAAFAECAERKHIEQATGRDVVEVGSAPDSSAATVQVAGPPRRADDTSVEVPGALFVPAGTAGNVFEKGGAARSGRPGPAGSPASAAHVPASPTPSSARWWLTVVAAIAVIGVLAAGVGTIAAMSEDAPTDAAEPATPPDPIGAMPPERVAPSDAGGPTVRAVVPVGQAPQGLAVSPGGGPVLVANVDSRTVSVIDRDAAAVSASMPVPGTPRYVAVGPDGRRAYVSMYSGEGADSAVAAIDLAGGSVSALVPSSPQPYALAAAPTGDVYVPSHGSASVAILDGRTLEFGRSVTVEPNPHSVAFSPSGERAYTANHESDSISVIDVASNTVVTTTDVGRSPHALAASPDGRVVAVANYDDGTISFVETIGNRTTMTIPVGPTPQHLTFSVDGRRLYVVNEDTDAVTTVDVAVGAVVATTPVGRSPRFVVATSDGTTLYVSNSVDGTVSVLDVS
- a CDS encoding alpha/beta hydrolase family protein; the encoded protein is MPTPLAIPYGDHPSQFGELTLPDGEPRGVVVVVHGGFWRRRFGLELGRPLAADLVAAGYAAWNIEYRRVGGDGGWPATFEDAAAAVDLLAGRDLPMDRIVAVGHSAGGHLATWLAARPGLPPGTPGAGPAVRLRGVVSQAGVLDLVDAERNGVGNGAATDLLGGGPDDVPDRYALASPVERLPIGVHVVCVHGTADVNVPIRQSERFVAAAGDEAELVTLAGVEHFALIDPATHAWHVCRDAVERLCEPRDPITTERDWFDT
- a CDS encoding 16S rRNA (uracil(1498)-N(3))-methyltransferase — encoded protein: MTTAPLFLLDPLPEAGPARLDGPEGRHAATVKRLRPGETVLLCDGRGGLAHAVVDTAGRDTVDLTITARADADPPSPRVVLAQALVKGDRGELAVELATEAGVDGILPWRAARCVARWEEGPRGEKALGRWRSTAREAAKQARRPWLPVVEQPVTTAALARRVAGADLAVVLHEAAPERLADLALPPRGELLLVVGPEGGITDAEIGTLVEAGARPVRLGPEVLRASTAAAVALGALGVLTARWG
- the dnaJ gene encoding molecular chaperone DnaJ, which encodes MVRDYYGTLGVAPDAGPDDIKRAYRKLARELHPDVNPDPEAQERFREVSAAYEVLSDPEKRRIVDLGGDPLGNGRGGGAAGAADPFSAFGFGDIMDAFFGGQGGPRGRGPRSRVQPGADALIRMHLTLEECATGVTRDLTVDTAVLCHECSGSGCAPGSAPTMCDICNGRGEVQSVQRSFLGQVVTSRPCPNCRGFGEVIPEPCRQCGGDGRVRSRRTVGVRIPPGVADGMRVRLAGQGEVGPGGGPAGDLYVEVEEEPHDLFTRDGADLHCTVQLPMTAAALGTTLPLPTLDGVEELHLEPGTQAGTVRTLRGKGMPRLRSTGRVDGHGDLMVHVDVVVPTKLDAKQTELLRQLAALRGEEQPDLAGGNRNGHGIFSRLRDSFGR
- a CDS encoding formate dehydrogenase subunit gamma — its product is MTTNVTDLAALRVGRVREIATARRGLRGPLIPILHAIQEDLGHIDQADVPVIADVLNLSAAEVHGVVTFYRDFRRERGGRTTLRICRAEACQAVGAEALGAHARRRLGVDFGETTSDGAVTLDEVFCLGNCALGPAVQVDGRLHGRVSPARLDALLGEVVP
- a CDS encoding alpha/beta fold hydrolase, translating into MTLIDVGGLPTWYAEYGDGEPLVYLHGGFSSSREFAPVREAYAERFHVFTPDRRGHGHTPDVPGPFSYELYAEDAVAFLDEVVGGPAHLVGYSDGAITALLVGLARPDLVRRMVLISGQFHQNGLIPAFFHGPDAVAELQESVLGVWYAEDSPDGGEHFPVVAAKIIESALTGPTLAAEQLAGVPARTLVLSGDDDAITLEHTIEMYRSLPEAELAVVPGTSHVLVMEKPALVTQLVLDFLTSDAAPTIMPIRRA
- a CDS encoding ASCH domain-containing protein, encoding MLIRRPVLDAIAAGTVTCLFRRWDRPRVRVGGTQRTAVGVLEFTSVDPVDEAGLTADDARAAGFADLAALQRAQRGEGQLHRIGVRLAGPDPRVALRAKRRLSQADRAEIDARLARMDRASANGPWTAAVLELIAENPGVRAPDLAARMGRETLPFKRDVRKLKELGLTESLEVGYRLSPRGRAYRRG
- the hrcA gene encoding heat-inducible transcriptional repressor HrcA, giving the protein MNADERRFAVLRAIVADYVATHEPVGSKMIVERHNLGVSSATVRNDMAVLEDEGLIAQPHTSAGRVPTDKGYRLFVDRLAQVKPLSSAERRAVQAFLDGAVDLDDVLRRSVRLLAQLTRQVAVVQYPTLTRSTVRHCEIVQLTPARLMVVVITDSGRVDQRVVDLGDVTSDDAVSQLRTLVNGALVGRPLAAASAAVAELPNTAPADLRDAMIAVSTVLIETLVEHPEERLLLGGTANLTRSAADFPHSLRRVLEALEEQVVVLKLLASAQERSMVTVRIGEENEAEEMRDTSVVSIGYGPGTVLGGMGVVGPTRMDYPGSIAAVHAVARYVGEILAGR